One window of Melioribacteraceae bacterium 4301-Me genomic DNA carries:
- a CDS encoding dTDP-4-dehydrorhamnose 3,5-epimerase family protein gives MNIDIKPELIKGGLAVDDRGAVSFVNDFNFIGIKRFYTVENHQQGFVRAWHAHKNEAKYIMAIKGSALIGAVQIDNWDNPSKDSKVYRFVLSDKSPAVLFIPPGFANGFMSLTDDTKLMFFSTSKLNESLNDDYRYDSRYWDPWKIEER, from the coding sequence ATGAACATTGATATTAAACCAGAATTAATAAAAGGTGGTTTAGCTGTAGATGATAGAGGAGCAGTTAGTTTTGTCAATGATTTTAATTTCATAGGTATCAAAAGATTTTATACTGTAGAAAATCATCAACAAGGATTTGTCCGAGCGTGGCATGCTCATAAAAACGAAGCAAAATATATAATGGCAATTAAGGGTTCAGCTCTTATTGGTGCAGTTCAAATTGATAACTGGGATAATCCTTCTAAGGACAGCAAAGTTTATCGGTTTGTATTATCTGATAAGTCTCCTGCTGTATTATTTATTCCACCAGGCTTTGCTAATGGTTTTATGTCACTAACTGATGATACTAAGCTAATGTTCTTTTCAACTTCAAAATTAAATGAAAGCCTGAACGACGATTATCGATATGACTCCCGTTATTGGGACCCCTGGAAAATTGAAGAGAGGTAA
- a CDS encoding response regulator: MNIVITDDHEIIREGLKKIFAKYSDLNIVAEASDVKELAIALQNNPTDLIILDVSLPSKSGLDFIKDIRQKFPEIKILVFSIFPEEKFAKRAIDMGADGYLSKNAKPSEIISAIRKIESGGKYIKSELLEKIFLYSPKNNTEKAHEILSDREFEVLRLLAKGNKLTQIAELLGLSVNTIASYKSRIQEKLNIKSTAELIRYAIDNDLVEKY, encoded by the coding sequence ATGAACATTGTAATAACAGACGATCATGAGATAATTAGAGAAGGACTTAAAAAAATTTTTGCAAAATATAGTGATTTGAACATTGTGGCTGAAGCGTCTGATGTTAAAGAACTTGCAATAGCTCTACAAAATAATCCGACTGATTTAATAATATTGGATGTTTCATTACCTTCGAAAAGCGGATTAGATTTTATAAAAGATATAAGACAAAAATTCCCTGAAATTAAAATTCTTGTTTTTTCAATCTTCCCAGAGGAAAAATTTGCTAAAAGAGCAATTGACATGGGTGCGGACGGTTATTTAAGTAAAAATGCAAAACCAAGCGAAATTATTAGTGCTATAAGAAAAATTGAAAGCGGCGGTAAATATATTAAATCTGAATTGCTAGAAAAGATTTTTTTATATTCACCTAAAAACAATACAGAAAAAGCTCATGAAATTCTTTCTGATAGAGAATTTGAAGTACTTAGGCTCTTAGCTAAAGGCAATAAATTAACACAAATTGCAGAACTGCTTGGGCTAAGTGTTAATACAATTGCCTCATACAAAAGTAGAATTCAAGAAAAATTAAATATAAAATCAACAGCTGAATTGATTAGATATGCAATCGATAATGATTTAGTGGAGAAGTATTAG
- a CDS encoding dTDP-4-dehydrorhamnose reductase family protein translates to MEKILIIGSTGMLGYAVSSYFKYRGYYVVELSRNEFDIASEPIEKLETYLNGIDAVINCAGVIKPTISKNSVENVLKINSIFPRNLARLCNKKGIKCFHITTDCVYSGKKGKYTEEDYFDAEDLYGLSKIAGETNDCMVIRTSIIGEENSNSRSLLEWAKSQAGKEVNGFTNHLWNGVTTLYLAEIIEKILKNNLYQKGIFHIYSPDTVNKYELLNIFNEVYDLKLKINPVEAKESVDRSLASIFPLASKICTKMLDQQVREMSEFFKLKEEYHGA, encoded by the coding sequence ATGGAAAAAATACTAATAATTGGTTCAACTGGAATGCTGGGCTATGCTGTAAGTTCTTATTTTAAGTACCGTGGGTATTATGTAGTAGAGTTATCAAGAAACGAATTTGATATTGCATCTGAACCTATTGAGAAATTAGAAACATATTTGAATGGAATAGATGCAGTTATAAATTGTGCTGGGGTAATTAAACCAACAATTTCTAAAAATTCAGTAGAAAATGTATTAAAAATAAATTCCATATTTCCGAGAAATCTTGCCAGACTTTGTAATAAAAAAGGGATTAAGTGTTTTCATATTACAACAGATTGTGTTTATTCGGGTAAAAAAGGCAAGTATACAGAAGAAGATTATTTCGATGCAGAGGACTTATACGGTTTAAGTAAAATTGCTGGTGAAACGAATGATTGTATGGTTATTCGTACCTCAATTATTGGCGAAGAAAATAGCAACAGCAGGTCGCTTCTTGAATGGGCAAAAAGTCAAGCAGGTAAAGAAGTAAATGGATTTACAAATCATCTATGGAATGGTGTTACAACTCTCTACCTTGCAGAAATCATTGAAAAAATTTTGAAAAATAATTTATACCAAAAAGGAATATTTCATATTTATTCACCGGATACAGTTAATAAATATGAACTGCTTAATATTTTCAATGAAGTTTATGATTTGAAGTTGAAGATAAATCCAGTTGAAGCAAAGGAATCAGTTGATAGAAGTCTTGCGAGTATTTTCCCTCTTGCATCTAAAATATGTACGAAAATGTTAGACCAACAAGTTAGAGAGATGAGTGAATTTTTTAAACTAAAGGAAGAATATCATGGAGCTTAA
- the wecB gene encoding non-hydrolyzing UDP-N-acetylglucosamine 2-epimerase: MINYFLGNLEYSINSKYMKKIVTITGIRPDFIRMSKVFEKLDENFDHIMIHTGQHYDDELSKIFFNQLKIRKPDFILETGRNSQNHYEQLSYLSKEVIYLLRKKKIDPEFIIFLGDSNSVMVSAPLFKEGFKIAHIEGGMRSYDRRMPEEVNRVICDYVSDLIFVYTPLYKERLVKENKNPKQIFVVGNTIVEVVKQYMPTGQRSKDYIIADIHRNENLKSPEQYNHILNYLELLGKKTGLQVRLVKFNRAVRLINKYKLLEDKKNIKLTGPYGFLDYLNLQYNAYGVVSDSGTSQEECPLLGVPVAVPRNYTERPESVENGNSILVGETEPLNKMVRNTMEFFESYSISKEKLKWLGDGKTSEKIINILKRKLK, from the coding sequence TTGATAAATTACTTTTTAGGCAACCTCGAATACTCAATAAATTCTAAGTATATGAAGAAAATTGTAACAATTACTGGTATTCGTCCCGACTTTATTAGAATGAGTAAAGTGTTTGAAAAATTAGATGAGAATTTTGATCATATTATGATTCATACTGGTCAGCATTATGATGACGAACTGAGTAAAATATTTTTTAATCAATTAAAAATAAGAAAACCCGATTTTATACTAGAAACTGGTAGAAATAGTCAGAATCATTACGAACAGCTTTCTTATTTATCAAAAGAGGTTATTTATTTACTACGCAAGAAAAAGATTGACCCAGAGTTTATAATATTTTTAGGTGATTCGAATTCTGTTATGGTTAGTGCACCTTTGTTCAAAGAAGGATTTAAAATTGCTCATATTGAAGGGGGAATGCGTTCTTATGACCGTCGTATGCCTGAAGAAGTAAACCGTGTAATTTGCGATTATGTCTCAGACCTTATATTTGTTTACACCCCTTTGTATAAAGAACGTTTAGTTAAAGAAAACAAGAATCCAAAACAAATTTTTGTGGTAGGCAATACAATAGTGGAAGTGGTTAAGCAATATATGCCGACTGGTCAGAGATCGAAAGATTATATTATTGCTGATATACATAGAAACGAAAATTTAAAAAGTCCTGAACAATATAACCATATACTCAATTATCTTGAATTATTAGGTAAGAAGACTGGGTTGCAAGTACGACTCGTAAAATTTAATAGAGCAGTTAGACTAATTAACAAATACAAATTGCTCGAAGATAAAAAGAATATTAAGCTAACAGGCCCTTATGGCTTTCTTGATTACTTGAATTTGCAATACAATGCCTATGGAGTTGTGTCGGATTCTGGGACAAGTCAAGAAGAATGTCCTTTATTAGGTGTCCCGGTTGCGGTCCCAAGAAATTATACTGAAAGACCTGAATCTGTTGAAAATGGGAACAGCATTTTAGTTGGAGAGACTGAACCATTGAATAAAATGGTAAGAAATACAATGGAATTTTTTGAGTCTTATTCCATCTCAAAAGAAAAACTCAAATGGCTTGGAGATGGCAAAACATCCGAAAAAATTATTAACATCTTAAAGAGGAAACTAAAATGA
- a CDS encoding response regulator produces MTILIVDGHDVLREKLIQYLELKSYFAKVFDADSVSKAKIIIQKEKIDIVILDIQLPDSSGLDLVKFCQKWFYKPVIILCSNYALPQYINVYDKFSVDYFFNKFSQLVELKNLIKQLARNEIIDKGLSEKLKSN; encoded by the coding sequence ATGACAATATTAATTGTAGACGGTCACGATGTACTTAGAGAGAAACTAATCCAATATCTTGAACTAAAAAGTTACTTTGCAAAAGTATTTGATGCGGATTCCGTTAGCAAAGCAAAAATAATTATACAAAAAGAAAAGATAGACATTGTTATACTTGATATTCAGTTGCCGGATAGTTCGGGTTTAGATTTAGTAAAGTTTTGTCAAAAATGGTTCTACAAACCTGTCATTATCCTTTGCTCTAACTATGCATTGCCTCAATACATAAATGTTTATGATAAATTTTCTGTTGATTATTTTTTTAATAAATTTTCTCAATTAGTCGAGTTGAAAAATCTTATTAAACAGTTAGCAAGGAATGAAATAATTGATAAGGGGTTATCAGAAAAATTAAAGTCAAATTAA
- a CDS encoding carbohydrate binding domain-containing protein, whose amino-acid sequence MFFNNKKVISVLYIFFVLLFVVSCSYNLSKNIINGSFEEVVDNEPSGWVSNASLSVDNNVYFEVDKNVFHSGSNSILIELTGGKAPRQEVYKFIRALAQFETEKKYKLSGWIKVYKIKNSPYLEAECWNKNKMIGYASTDKIAKVVGNTKWENVETIFQIPKETTKVLILLCVPSKNNIYGKVWFDDIQVEKID is encoded by the coding sequence ATGTTTTTTAACAATAAAAAAGTTATAAGTGTACTTTACATTTTTTTCGTTTTATTGTTTGTTGTCTCTTGTTCATATAATCTTTCAAAAAATATAATTAATGGAAGTTTTGAAGAAGTAGTAGATAATGAACCATCTGGCTGGGTTTCTAATGCGTCTTTAAGTGTAGATAATAATGTTTATTTCGAAGTTGATAAAAATGTTTTCCACAGCGGCAGTAATTCTATCCTAATAGAACTTACAGGCGGAAAGGCTCCTAGGCAAGAAGTTTATAAATTTATAAGAGCTTTAGCTCAATTTGAAACTGAGAAAAAATATAAATTGAGTGGATGGATAAAAGTTTACAAAATAAAAAACTCGCCTTACTTAGAAGCTGAATGTTGGAATAAGAACAAAATGATTGGCTATGCTTCTACAGATAAAATAGCTAAGGTAGTTGGCAACACTAAATGGGAAAATGTTGAAACAATATTTCAAATACCTAAAGAGACCACAAAAGTTCTGATTTTGTTGTGTGTCCCTAGTAAAAATAACATTTACGGCAAAGTTTGGTTTGATGATATTCAAGTCGAAAAAATTGATTGA
- a CDS encoding DUF5666 domain-containing protein, whose amino-acid sequence MQLINKMSLKNLLLPVLSIALIFMFTNIKADSSVELKGSIQVKSDSSITVNNVEILVTASTKFEGEEHSNLTFDSLRVGDFVEVEAEINFNGKLVASSIHLINSHVITYIEIEGKITSITSNSIFVNETEVFVDLNTVISTQFHSAIKFTDLKVNDNVKVKAIQKNDGTYLAISIKVETENSRREVEVEGKIEALSDSSLTVNGTVFLVTNGTIIMSEKHGIIAFSNLIIGENVSVRGFLKEDSTYTAILIKVEDEKLTTTELELHGKVTAVDSNSLTVNNILCFVDSSTVIFTHNGNLLNLSDIKIGVVVEVKAVLQNDGTYKAQRIKLLNEMEDDKEIEIEGVINATTVNSITIGGYEIFINDSTRIYSETGLKLSITDLIVGTNVKVHAYLQMGVYYASKIKVKEHNKTEIKITGAVDKIEGNTITVKGVTFITDEKTEFLSSDRTRITLNDLKAGQIVSIRAIIQNDGAKYAFQVKIDSYWHSAVIVEGPIDSLSANSISVAGRTFFVDSLTVVLASESGKIDFSNLVIGQKVEIKGTFDSNGILKARLIKVHENNEYEVYGTIDSVGTSFIVVANLTINVNQNTVYYNEFDNLVTFDSLMVGQVVEVNYMKINTNENLATKIEIEKQPNSFEFSGVVVSHSTNKIDFSALSLSYNSSTVFINSLYQPISSSEINMGQSLYVWAAETQNGTIQALQVQVLGEVTSVNQGVGNQIPTTFELFQNYPNPFNPSTIISFRLSVGSFVTLKVYDILGREISTLINEYKPAGEYKVRFNAASLPTGVYLYKLNAGTQTSVRKMLLLK is encoded by the coding sequence ATGCAGCTGATAAACAAAATGTCTTTAAAAAACTTACTCTTGCCTGTTTTGTCAATAGCTTTGATATTTATGTTTACAAATATTAAGGCTGACTCTTCAGTAGAACTGAAAGGTTCTATTCAAGTAAAGTCGGATTCAAGTATTACTGTAAATAATGTAGAAATTTTAGTAACAGCTTCAACTAAATTCGAGGGTGAAGAACATAGTAATTTAACATTCGATTCTCTTAGAGTTGGCGATTTTGTGGAAGTGGAAGCAGAAATAAATTTCAACGGTAAACTTGTCGCATCTTCGATCCATTTAATTAACTCACACGTAATTACTTATATAGAAATTGAAGGCAAGATCACATCCATAACATCGAATTCAATATTTGTAAATGAAACGGAAGTGTTTGTTGACTTAAATACAGTAATATCAACTCAGTTTCACTCGGCTATCAAATTCACCGACCTAAAAGTAAATGACAATGTCAAGGTTAAGGCAATTCAGAAAAATGATGGAACTTACTTGGCCATATCTATAAAAGTGGAGACTGAAAATTCTCGGCGCGAGGTAGAAGTAGAAGGTAAAATTGAGGCTTTGTCTGATAGTTCATTAACAGTAAATGGTACTGTCTTTTTGGTAACAAATGGTACAATTATAATGTCTGAGAAGCATGGCATAATTGCATTTAGTAATTTGATAATTGGCGAGAATGTAAGTGTACGTGGGTTTTTAAAAGAGGATTCAACATATACAGCAATTTTAATAAAAGTTGAAGACGAAAAACTTACAACAACAGAACTTGAACTACACGGTAAAGTTACTGCTGTTGACTCGAATAGTCTTACTGTTAATAACATTTTGTGTTTTGTTGATTCAAGTACTGTTATCTTTACACACAATGGGAACCTGTTAAATTTATCCGATATTAAAATTGGTGTTGTTGTTGAAGTAAAAGCTGTTTTGCAGAACGATGGGACCTATAAAGCACAACGGATTAAGTTATTAAACGAAATGGAGGACGATAAGGAAATTGAAATAGAGGGTGTTATTAATGCCACAACTGTAAATAGTATTACAATAGGCGGGTATGAAATTTTTATTAATGATTCAACTAGAATTTATTCGGAAACAGGTTTGAAATTATCGATTACTGATTTAATAGTGGGTACCAATGTAAAAGTACATGCTTATTTGCAAATGGGAGTGTATTATGCATCTAAGATAAAAGTGAAAGAGCATAATAAAACCGAAATCAAAATAACAGGTGCTGTAGACAAAATTGAAGGCAATACAATTACAGTAAAAGGAGTAACTTTTATAACGGATGAAAAGACTGAGTTTTTAAGTAGTGATCGCACACGAATAACCTTAAATGATTTGAAAGCCGGTCAAATTGTAAGTATTAGAGCAATTATTCAGAATGATGGTGCTAAATATGCTTTTCAGGTTAAAATAGATAGTTATTGGCATTCTGCAGTAATTGTAGAGGGACCAATTGATAGTTTGAGCGCTAATTCAATTAGTGTTGCAGGCAGAACTTTTTTCGTTGATTCTTTAACTGTTGTATTAGCCAGCGAAAGCGGAAAAATTGATTTTTCAAATCTTGTAATAGGACAAAAAGTTGAGATCAAAGGAACTTTCGATTCAAATGGTATACTGAAAGCAAGATTAATTAAAGTTCATGAAAACAATGAGTACGAGGTATATGGCACAATTGATTCAGTTGGCACTTCTTTTATTGTTGTTGCAAATTTAACCATAAATGTTAACCAAAATACAGTTTATTATAATGAATTTGATAACCTTGTTACTTTTGACAGCTTGATGGTTGGTCAAGTTGTAGAGGTTAATTATATGAAGATTAACACTAATGAAAATCTTGCTACTAAAATTGAGATAGAAAAACAACCTAACTCATTTGAATTTTCTGGTGTAGTTGTATCTCATTCAACAAATAAAATTGATTTTTCAGCACTGTCTTTGTCGTACAACAGCAGTACAGTTTTTATCAATTCTTTATATCAACCAATTTCTTCTTCTGAAATAAATATGGGTCAATCCCTTTACGTTTGGGCAGCTGAAACTCAAAATGGTACAATTCAAGCACTGCAAGTACAAGTCTTAGGTGAAGTTACGTCTGTCAATCAAGGTGTGGGTAATCAAATTCCAACGACGTTTGAGCTTTTCCAGAATTATCCTAACCCGTTCAATCCATCTACAATTATCAGCTTTCGATTGTCGGTTGGCAGTTTTGTAACGTTGAAAGTTTATGACATTCTTGGAAGAGAAATTTCAACTTTGATAAATGAATATAAACCTGCTGGAGAATACAAAGTAAGATTTAATGCGGCAAGTTTGCCCACAGGCGTTTACCTTTACAAACTTAATGCCGGTACTCAAACTTCTGTAAGAAAGATGTTGCTACTTAAGTAA
- a CDS encoding NAD-dependent epimerase/dehydratase family protein, which translates to MKNVLVVGGAGYVGGAITDLLSESNYNVRVYDALLYEDSFRKPVDFVYGDVRDTAKLKPQLKWADAVVWLAAIVGDGACQLNPKLTKSINQDSVSWLADNYDGRIIFMSTCSVYGAQDKELDENSPTNPLSLYAETKLNAEKFLKHKNAVIFRLGTLFGVGDLYSRIRLDLVVNILTVRAYVEGQINVFGGDQFRPLLHVKDVARAVKMNIETDHKGVFNLARQNVRIMDLAYQVRMHFPDLIIEHTDMPFQDTRNYRVSSQKAKDTFGFKSIHSIDEGIEELKYLVETKRIKDLKSPRYSNQAYLKEHYDELMSQKFKEVEAA; encoded by the coding sequence ATGAAAAATGTTCTGGTAGTAGGCGGTGCAGGTTATGTAGGGGGTGCTATAACAGATTTATTATCAGAATCAAATTATAATGTAAGAGTATATGATGCTTTATTATACGAAGATTCATTTAGAAAACCCGTCGATTTTGTTTATGGGGACGTTCGAGATACAGCTAAGCTAAAGCCGCAGCTCAAATGGGCAGATGCTGTTGTGTGGCTTGCTGCTATTGTAGGGGACGGAGCTTGCCAGTTAAATCCTAAATTAACTAAGTCGATAAATCAGGATTCTGTTTCCTGGTTAGCAGATAATTATGACGGCAGAATTATTTTTATGTCGACTTGCTCTGTCTATGGTGCACAGGATAAAGAACTAGATGAAAATTCACCGACTAATCCTTTGTCACTTTATGCCGAAACAAAACTAAATGCAGAAAAATTTTTAAAACATAAAAACGCAGTAATTTTCCGTCTCGGTACCTTATTTGGTGTCGGGGATCTTTATTCAAGAATACGTCTTGATTTAGTAGTGAATATTTTAACAGTTCGAGCATATGTAGAGGGACAGATTAATGTTTTTGGAGGCGACCAATTTCGTCCTTTGCTGCATGTTAAGGATGTAGCACGTGCTGTAAAGATGAATATTGAAACTGACCATAAAGGGGTATTTAATTTAGCGCGTCAGAATGTTCGTATAATGGATTTAGCTTATCAAGTTCGAATGCATTTCCCTGATTTAATTATTGAACATACCGATATGCCTTTTCAAGATACACGCAATTATCGAGTATCATCTCAAAAAGCTAAAGATACATTTGGCTTTAAGTCAATTCATTCTATCGATGAAGGGATTGAAGAATTAAAATACTTAGTGGAGACTAAAAGAATAAAAGATCTTAAAAGTCCTCGCTATTCAAACCAAGCATATTTAAAAGAACATTATGATGAACTAATGAGCCAAAAATTTAAAGAGGTAGAAGCTGCATGA